A segment of the Candidatus Sumerlaea chitinivorans genome:
TCGCGCCATTATGAAGCTTCTCGAAGAGGCTCCGTCGCTCAAAATCCAAAATGTCCACGTGCAAGGTTTTTCGGGATGCAGCGACTTTGTTGGTAAGCTGACTGTGAACGACGGTGAGGCAGAATTCGAGTTTCACTGGGACTGCCGCTGGCGCGCCGAGCAGGAGCAGATGCTGGATTGGTGGGGCAATCCCGACCAAGCGCGTGCGGCGCGCGAATTTGGGTACCAGTGTTTTCGGAAGTTCGAGCGTACGCGATGAGCCATCTGCGCGGGATGCCTCGATTGGGGAGTTGCCCGTATTATAAAGAAACTGCCGCACAAGCCATCCTCTGATGACTTGTGCGGCAGACCCTACTTTTCGGGTGTCCCCACACCTTTTATGGGTTCTGGCGCAAATACTCCATGGCGGCGTTGACACCTGCTCCGGGCTGGAATTTGTGCCCAAGTTCAGCGAGCACCTCTTCGATCGCCGCGATGATTGTGAGCACGTCGTAGTCATTGTACCAGCCAAGGGTCGCGAAGCGGAAGATCTTGCCCTTGAGTGGCCCTTGCCCGCCCGCAATGGTGATCCCTTTTGCCTTCAGCGCTTTGACGATCTTACCCCCCTCAATGCCTTCTGGGGCAAGAACTGCCGTGCAAGTGTTGGCCGGATTTTTCGAATAGAGCTCAAGGTTCATAGCTCGCACTGCGCGTCGCGAAGCCTCAGCAAGTCGCGCATGGCGCTTCCAGATGTTCTCAATGCCCTCTTCGCGAATCATGTCCAGTGCCACTTCCAACCCGAAGAGGAGCGAAACCGCTGGCGTAAAGGGCGTGGTATTCTTCTCGAGTTCCTTGAGCGCTTTCTCCAACGAGAAGTAGAATTTCGGCGTCGTGGATTTCTTGATTGCTTCGCGAGCTTTTGCGCTCACAGCCACAAAGCCCAGTCCCGGTGGCAACATCATAGCTTTTTGTGAGCCCGCGCCGACGAGGTCCACGCCCCACTCATCCATCCGAAGTTCGTCCGCAGCCAGACCACTCACTGCGTCCACAATTAGAAGCGTCTCCGTATTCCGAGTCACCTCTGCCACGGCCTTCACGTTCTCAAGTGTAGCTGTGGAGGTTTCGCAGAGCTCGAGGTACACCGCCTTCGTTTCCGGATGCTGCTTGAGTTCCTCAGCTACCACGTTGGGGTCCACGGCCTTGCCCCACTCACACGCGCGCCGCTGAACGTTGAGTCCAAACGCTTGAGCAATCTCACCCCATCTTTCGCCGAACTTTCCGGCCTCAAGACTGAGGACACGGTCGCCGGGGCTGGCGCTGCTCACAATGGCGGCCTCCATCGCGCCCGTCCCGCTCGATGCAAAAATAACCACGGGGTTCGTGGTTTGAAAAACATACTTCAGTCCTTCGCTAACTTTCTGAAATAGCGGATCAAAATCGGCCGAGCGGTGGTGGATGATTGGCTTTGCAGTGGCAGCTAAAACTTGTGGCGGAACACTGACTGGACCCGGAGCGAAAATGTAATTCCGTCGAATCACGGTTTACCCTTCCTCATCAAAAGAATTCTTGCGCGAAGGACTCTCTCAGCGCATTACTTGAAGAAGGTAGTGGAGAGTGTGGCCCAGCAAGTCAAATGCGAATCAGCGAAATTGTGACAAATGTCACAATTGTGTCACAAAATCGGTTTTCGGCCGCAGCCCAGGAATGATGGAAGCGTCAAGTAGTTCGCACGGTTATAAACCCCGATCTCACGACGAGATTCGCGGTGAGAGCAGGTGCTCCGCTGACGCCTTTGCAAACGAACTTGACGACCACGGGGAAAACTGAACGAGATGAGTCCTCTGCGGTAAAACATAAACTAAGGCCACCATGCGCAAACGTGTATTTTTAATGAATCCGCCTTCCGGTCTCTACCGGCGGGATGACCGATGCCAGTCCAAGGTTGAGGACCAAACGGTGCGCGTCGTTTTTCCGCCTGTAGAGCTCGGGGTATTGGCAGCAATGGCACGGCAGCGCGGTGCAGAGGTTCTCCTGCGTGACTATCCCACAGTTCACGCCACCAAGGCAGATTATCTGCGCGACTTGGAAGCCTTTCAGCCGGACCTTATCCTTCTCAATGCTACTGTCCATACGATTCAGGACGATTTAGAGGCCTTTGCGCTGGCACGCGAACGTTTTCCAAACGTCGTGACCATTGCTAAGGGAGAGGCTTTGGCTGTTAGTGCGGAGGAAATCTTTCCCCAGTATGCGCAGGTGCTGGATTTCATCATCGACGGAGAGCCTGAGCTCACGTTCTGCGACATTCTCGAAGACGTTCCGCGCGAAAAGATTCCTGGAGTGATCTGGTGGGAACAGGAAGCGGGAGTCGTTCGGAATCCTTCCCGGCCACTTCTGGAGGACTTGGACCAGCTTCCACTTCCCGCGCGGGATCTCATGGATCACTCACTTTACCGAAGCCCCGAAAACAATCGGCCAATCACTGCCATCTACGCCCAGCGCGGCTGCCCAGCAAAGTGCATCTTCTGCCCAGCAGGCTCGATGTTTGAGTATCGCGTGAGGGAAAGAAGTGTAAGTCATGTAATGTCAGAGCTTAAAGAATGTGTGGAACAGTATGGCATTCGTGACTTTCTGTTTCACGGGGATACGTTTACTTTGCACAAGCGATGGGTCATTGACCTGTGCAAAGCCATCGTCGAAGAAGGCCTCAATATCCATTGGGGATGCAACTCGCGTGTGGACACGATTGACGACGAACGGGCGGAGTGGCTGAAGCGCGCTGGCTGTTGGGTGGTCGCCTTTGGGTTCGAGCACGGCTCCCAAATGATGCTCGATAAAATGAAAAAGGGCGCTCGGGCACAACGCGCGTTCGATGCGGTCGCAACCTGCCGTCGCCACGGGTTGAAGGTCCACGGCTTCTTTGTTATTGGACTTCCGTGGGAAACGCGTGAGACGCTGGAAGAGTGTTACCAGTTTGCCAAAGCGCTGGATCCCGACTTTTTCGATTTCAACATCGCGTATCCACTCCCGGGAACGGAGTTTTACGAAATCGCCAAGAACGATGGGCTTTTTGAGTTGCCTGACCCTAAGGAAGGGGGATACGCGGTGGCCGCAGTCCGTACGTATTCGCTCTCAAGCCAGGAACTTACGGAATGGCGTCGGCGTGCGCTTTTGCGGATGTATTCTCGCCCACGTTATGTCATGCGAATGCTACGCCATGCCGCAGCGACTGGAAACACGCGACATTACGCACGCGCCGCCATGCAGCGAGTGGCTTCGCTTTTGAACCTGACGGGCGCCTAAACTGGTAGGGCGGAGAGAATTTCATTCTTGGACGAAAACACCCGTGTCAGCGGTCGCTCTGGGATTTGCGCTATTTTCTCATGATACGTTCCACAAGCTTTTGGATTGCGTCGCACTTGATTGGTAAGGCGTCCACCCAAGCCTGAGCAGTCAGGTGCGAGCCCGGATTTACGAAGGGAAAAAGTCCGAAGTTTTCTATCCCACAAAGACGAGCCGCCAGAGGAGGCCCGACCTCTTCAGCCAAGTCAAGTGGCCCCTGTTGGATCCGATTAAAAATCACTCCCATTACGGGAATCCCCCTAGAGCGAAGGTGCTCCACGGTTAGCACCGTGTGATTGATTGTTCCCAACGCGCTTCGAGCAACCACAAGGGCGGGAAACGAAAACTCTCGAAAGAAATCACTGAAAAGAACGGACTGCGTTAGCGGGACAGCAACTCCGCCGATACCTTCTATTAGAGTTACAGCGTGTTTACCCACGTAATTGCGAATCGCCGCCCGGACCTTCTCTAAGTCAACCGTTCGACCCTCCAGTGGAGCAGCATTCGCCGGTGCCAATGGGGCTTGGAATCGCTCCGGAGTAACCCAATCGTAGGGCTCCTCGAGACCAGCTGCCAATTGCAGGATTGCCGCATCGTCCATGGGTTGCATCTGAGCCACGTCCACACCAGACGCGAAAGGTTTCATAACCCCCACGTCGGCCCCTGCCTTCTTCAAAGCACGGGCCAAAGTGGCTGCGACGGTTGTCTTGCCGCAACCAGTATCAGTGCCGACAATCAGTAGGGTATTTTCCATAAGTGCTCCCATCCGGAAATGCCGTCTTAAAAACACACCTATAAAGAATCACGCTGCTACTTGCTAATCGGGCGACCAAGGGCTGTGCTTCACTTAGAGGATTTGCAACCCAGAACTTTGGTCCGAGACCATAGCCCAAAAAGCTTGATCGCTCCGACGAAATCCAATCCACTTTCTCTCTCTCTCTCTCTCTCTCTCTCTCTTCATCCGGAAGATCACGCCTGTTGCCCCCAATGCTGCAACAAGTTTTAAACCCTTCACCACTGTCACGGGCAACGGCGAGGCGGCGGTTGTCTCCGCGAGCCTTGTCATTCCATCCGATTTCCATTGTTTCTGTAAACGAACAAATTAATTCTGGGTCCGCACTCGGCCAGTATTTGACATGCGAAAGTTCGCCGTACGAAATGCCTGACATGCAAACAGCCAAATACGCAAGCCTGCTCCTGTATAGCACGCTTCTGAAACTGCTCGCGGTCATCGGAGCAGTGGGGGGAATTATTAACGGAATGATGTCCTCATGGGCGTATCTTCACCAACCGCAAGGCACACCGATTTCGGTCATCAAGCTCGTTTATCTTTTTGCCCAAGGTCTCTTTGGTGGAGTCTTGGTTGCAGTCTTCCTGCTTGCCGTGGCGGCACTCATTCCAATCCTCGTTCACATTGCGCTTAATCAGCAAGAACAGTCAGAGCATTCTTCCGGCACGGTTTCTCTTCCATCCCAAGATCCTGAGATTTCCGAAGCGAGTGAGGCAGAATAGAGTGTCTGATAGGCGGAAGAATTCCCGATGCGACTACACCATTTACGCCCGGATGGGGATACGGTGTGGGCCTAATCTCGCCTGTGAGAGTGACGGCGTGGCTTTGCAACGGACCGGTCGAATCATACAAAGAAACGGTCGTCGGCTGAGGTGAATGGATGATTCGCATACGTCATCGTGCAGTTCTTTGGTGCTCGGTGCTCATGAAGGTTGTAGCGGCAGTGTTGCTGATTCGAGGTGGGATTGGCATGCTGCATTTATTGTGGGTTTGGTGGCACCCATCCCGATTAATGTCGGAGCTCGAACTTCTCCAAGGATTTAAGCAACTGATTGTGTATTCGATTCTTCCAAGCTCTGTGGCCTACGCTGCGAGTGTTGCACTGCTTCTTGTGCTTGATATCGAGTCGCACACTCGACGAGTGCTGGAAATGAGGGGGGGAGCAACGTTTGGGGCTACGCCTCTCCAAGATGACCCCATGCCTCAGGAGCACCGTCTGGGGTGACGAGGTCCGCCATGTTGGCGCAAGGTAGAAGCCCGGACTTGCAATTGTTGTTCCACCCCGCTCAATTCTGCCAAGTATACGATTCTTTCCACGGAGGTCGACCAAAAGCAACGTGGCAAGCCGCAATGCTCGTTATCCGATGATCCCGTTTGTCATGTTTTCCTTGCGACTGACGGCTGTGCTTTTGGTCGCGGGGTGTTTAGGGACTGAGATCCTACGCGTTGTGAACGCCTTAAAAAGCGCACCTCACCCTGTCTTGGAGCTGTGGGCTGCGCTCGTTAAGATTTACGGTGCAATCGTGGGAGGTGTGATCTTGTTGGTTTTGGCTCACGTTGTGGCACTGCTCGCCGACTGCGAGGCATGGACCAACCGCCTTGCCCACGCTCGCACGGACCGCAAACCGCGGACTCAATAGCGTCCTTGCAACCGCTCCTCAGCGAGGTATTTTCTGGAGCAACGTAGCACACCCAGAATTCTACGACTATGGAAGGAGGCCGCGATTAGCGAATGGCCCATATTTTGATCACCGGGGGAGCTGGATTCATTGGCTCACATTTGGCCGAAGAGCTGCTCGAGCAGGGGCATTGGGTGTGCGTTATTGACGATTTGTCCACAGGGACGATTTGGAATCTCGACGGCATCCGAAGCCACGAGCGATTTAGCTACCACATTGCCTCCGTCATGGACTACCCGCTAATGGCTGAGCTTGTGGATCGGGCAGATGAAATCTATCATCTCGCGGCTGCAGTAGGGGTGCGCCTTATAGTCGAGAAGCCAGTCCATACAATCGAAACAAACATTCGCGGAACGGAGATCGTTCTCGAGCTTGCTGCACGCAAGAAAAAGAAGGTACTGATCACGTCAACCAGCGAAATCTACGGTAAGAGCGCCAAAGTCCCCTTTAGCGAAAACGACGATCTGGTGTTGGGCTCCACCACACGACCTCGCTGGGCCTATGCGTGTTCCAAAGCAATCGATGAATTCCTCGCGCTTGCCTATTACCGGGAGCAAGGGGTCCCTGTGGTCATCGTGCGCTTGTTCAATACGGTCGGTCCGCGACAGACGGGCCAGTATGGCATGGTGATTCCCCGCTTTGTGGAGCAAGCGCTCCGCGGTCAGCCCTTGACCGTGTATGGCGATGGCACTCAGACTCGGGCATTTGCGTACGTGGGCGATGTGGTGAAGGCGCTCGTGGCGCTGATGAATGAGCCACGCGCGATCGGCGAGGTGTTCAATGTCGGGAACGATAGAGAAATTGCGATCCGAGACTTAGCTAAGCTTGTGATTGAGCGGACTCAGAGTTCGAGCCCCATTCAGTTTATTCCTTTTGAACAAGCCTACGATTCGCAGTTTGAAGATTTGACACGACGGGTTCCCGATCTTTCGAAAATTCGGGCTCTTATCGGTTATGAGCCCAAGGTCCAGATCGAGGAAATTATTGATCGTGTTGCAACCTACATGAAGGACCGTTTGCGATGACGCCGAAGCCAACTCAGCCCAAGCTGTCCACGCCCGCCTCCAAGCCGCAAGTCTGGGGTTCAAGAATGAGCGAACCCCCCGACCCGCGAAATGTTTTGTACTGTGCGGGCCGCGATGTGGCGCCACGACCTATGGCCGACTCAGCGCTGGTGCCGTTCGACCTGTGGCAAAACCGAGCGCACGTCCTCATGCTGGCAAAGCAGGGAATCGTGAGCCGAAAGATAGCTTCGCGCATCCTTGCAGCGCTCGATGACCTCGAAAGTTTGTGGGAGCGTCGGGAGTTTGTGTTAGACCCCGCCCGCGAGGATGTTCACATCAACATCGAGCATTTTGTCGCGACAGTCATCGGACCAGAAGCCTCAGGGTCCATGCACACCGCGCGAAGCCGGAATGACCAAACCACCACAGTTGTACGTCTCTACGTTCGCGATCGCCTGCTTAGTTTCGCCGAGTCCCTCGTGCGACTGATTGACGTTCTTCTCGATGCATCCAGAAAGTACGCCCATCTGCCGATTGCGGGACTTACGCATTATCAGCCCGCCAGTGTCACGACGTTCGGTCATTGGCTCGCATCGTATGCACAGGCGCTCCTGCGGGATCTTGAACGAGCAGAGCAGACGCTTCACCGGCTCAACGTCTCACCGCTGGGAGCCGCGGCGTCCTTTGGGACTACATGGAAAATTGACCGGGCCTATACCGCGCAACTCCTCGGGTTCGACTCAGTTCAGGGCAACACGCTCGACTGTATCAGCACGCGATGGGAGTTTGAGGCAGAAGCAGCCGTCCTTGTCGCGTTTGTACTGACGCATCTTAGCACCATCGCTCAGGATCTTATTGTGCTTAGCCTCCCACAGGTTGGGATCGTACGTGTGGCGGATCGCTTTACTACGGGCTCTTCCATCATGCCGCAAAAGCGTAACCCCGACTTTGCCGAGGTGACACGCGCAAAAGCGGCGCTTGTTCAGCAGTTGGTGCCTACTCTCTTGGGAATCGCCCGGGGCCTACCTTCAGGCTACAACCGCGATACTCAGTGGACAAAGTATGCGATCATGGACGTTTTCGACGAGGCAACGGCGGCCCCGGAGATCTTCGCCGACGTGATCGCGACGCTGCAAGTGAACGAAGCCCGAGCACGCGAAAGCGCGGAGACGAATTTTATCAACGCGGTGGACGTCGCCGACACGCTTGCACGTGAAAGCGGAGCGCCATTCCGCGTGTGTTACCAAATCATCTCTCAGGCTGTTCGCGAATGTGAATCCCGAGGACGCCTCCTCCCCGACGTTGTTGTCCAGCTCGCGCGAGAGGCGGGAGTTCAGGTTCAGAGCGTGAACTTCCTTTCCGCAGAGCAAATTCTGAACGAGAAGAATCACATCGGCGGACCCGCTCCGTCCGCACTCGCACGAGAGATTCGCAACGTGCGTGAGCAACTCCAGCAGCGCAAAAAGCAGTTAGCCGCTTTCCGCAAGCGTCTTACACGCGCAAAAATGAAGATTGAACAAGAGCGCAAAAAGCTCCGGCAGAGTCCGAAATAGAAGCGCTGGTTTTCGGAATTACCGAGTTCCGGCGGAGCGCATGCACGATTCACGTTCTATGTTCGTGCTCGCAATGAGAATGGGTTTGATCAGGCGGGGGACAAAACATGCTGCGCAGAAGGTGCAAGGCGCTCGCTTTGCCAAGCGGAGCAACTTCTGGCCCCACGCAGGACGGACACCCAGCCGCACACGGGCACTTCTCCACAATTTCCCACGCCGCCCGCAAGATCGTGCGATCCATTTCGAACACTTTTTGGGAAAGGCCAATGCCACCCGGATAGCGATCGTATAGATAGATCGTCGGCAGACCATCGTGCGGAGACTGAACCATTGCCACGGCGCCAATATCCCGCGCATCGCACAAAACGTACAGAGGAACAACTTGCCCCAATAGATGCGCGATTCCCTGAAGACCATGAGATAAGTCCAGCTGCCGTTGCTCGAGTTCCTCTTTCAATCTTGGGTCGAAGGTGAGCCAACACGCTTCCGTCTGCATTTCCAGCGGTGGCAGACTAATCGTGCCATACCCAATGTTCTCGTGGCTCTCAAAGCGCAATTTTTTGTAGGCGGAAACGATCGTAATTACGGCAACGTCTCCTCGCCCTTTCCTGATGACAGTCGGGGACAACGACGCAGAGGTACTGGCGGTCTCCTCGAGCGGTGGAGAAGATGCGACTTGCTCACCCAAAAGGCGGGAAGCTTTTTCGCTGCCATGCTCGGGGAGGTCGCTGGCAGCAGGCGGTCCGTCGGTGGGCGACTGAGTTAATGGATACTCCGTGTCGGTGGGCAGCTTTTCGTATTCGGAAAGGAGGCCGCCTCGTTCTTGGGATCCGGTCTCTGCCGCGATTTCGATTTCTGCGTAATCGTGCTTTTCATCAATCTGTAAAACGCGAATCTCAGTTTTTGAGATTGCTTCGGTGTAATAATCGCTCCGTTGAGGTCGCGCGAACGCGGTTCGTCGGTCCCAATCGAGGTGTTCAACGTAGTAAGTTTCGCCCAAGTGCATGTAGATGGCTTCCGTGTGAATCAGGAACGGAGCAGAGTCAAAGTCCACCTCAGCAAACACTCGATTCTGATCCGCAAGATTCACAACCACGAAGTTCTCACTACTCGCGCTTCTGAGTGAGATGTTCTCGCTTGGATACGTGTCCGCGGACCAAAACCATTTATTGCCAGAGTGCCGGACAATCCGTTCAGCCTCAAGGTGCTCGAGTAGGGGAGTCGGGTCAAGCGACCCAAATGGCTCTCCATCCAAAAACGGAAGTTCAAACGCAGCACACTTAATATGGCTTGCCGCGATCGCGGGGTTTTCAGGGTTGACGATTGCTTGCTCGGGCGCGCGGCCAAAGAAGTAGCCCGGATGGGAAATGATGTATTGGTCGAGAGCTGAGGAGTTCGCAATCAGCACAGCCACCGACGTCTCGGTGGAGCGTCCGGCTCGGCCTGCCTGTTGCCACGTACTCGCCACGCTCCCGGGATAGCCAGCAAGAATGGCGGCGTTGAGCTGCCCAATGTCAATGCCCAGCTCCAAGGCGTTGGTACTCACCACGCCAAGGATGGCTCCCTCTTTAATGCCACGTTCAATCGATCGGCGTTCGTTCGGCAGGTATCCTCCGCGGTACCCCGCGATGCGGCCAATGCTTTTGCCGAGGCGCCGCATCGTTTTTCGCAGGTAATTTACCAGCAGCTCGACTTGCATCCGACTGCGAGCGAAAACAATGGTCTGAATATCCTCCGCGAGAAAACGCGACGCGAGTCGCCGAGCCTCATTCACCACACCCCGGCGAATACCCAGCTCTTCGTTCACGATCGGCGGATTATAGAAGACAAAGAACTTTTCTCCAGCCGGTGCACCATTCTCAGAGATAAGAGTTACCGGATGATCAATGAGTCGTTCCGTGACTTCCTTCGGGTTTGCGATCGTCGCCGAACAGCAGATGAATTGGGGCTGAACGCCATAGAAATCGCAAATCCGGCGCAGGCGTCGAAAAACGTTTGCGACGTGCGACCCAAACACCCCTCGATACTGGTGGACCTCGTCCACGACGATGTAACGGAGATTCTCAAAAATGCGACACCACGCCGTGTGATGGGGCAGAATGCCCGTGTGGAGCATGTCGGGATTCGTCAGCACAATATTGCCGGCCTCGCGGATGGCTCGTCGGGCGCTTGCCGGTGTGTCGCCGTCAAACGTGTAGAGTTTGATTCCTTTGCCGGTGGCCCCCGCCAAGGAGTACAACTCTTGATACTGATCCTGAGCCAGCGCTTTAGTCGGGAAAAGGTAGAGCGCACAAGCCTTTGGGTTTTCAAGAACGGCGCTTAGGACGGGGACATTGTAGCAGAGGGTTTTCCCAGAAGCGGTGGGCGTGACCACGACGACGTGCTCGCCCCGTAGTACGGCCTCGATGGCTTGAGCTTGATGGCTATAGAGCTGCTGGATGCCATACTCGCGAAGCGCAACAAGAACATCTGGATGGAGTCCCGATGGGAAGGGCGCATAACAGGCTGCCCGAGGCGGAATCCTTTCCAAGTGCGTGATGTTCCTGGCAATATGGTGAATGCTGAGTAGTTCCTCGAGCACTTCCCGCACACTCGGTTGAGCCCTGTTCGTGCGTTCCATTCTTTTGGGCTGTTTTGCCATAAACTCTTTGCTCATCTTTTGCCCACAATTGCTTGACGGTTTGCATCACTCGCAAACCCTCTTGTTTGGTGACACGAAGCGCGGTTGTGAGGCAAAGAAAATTCGTGAGTCGAAGCAAGGCACCAAAGCAAGAACGCATTCAGTGGCGCCACCGCTTGGAATTTTGGGCATGGCGTGGCGCAGAATGGTTGGCTTTGCGTCTTTCCAGACGGGCTTTGGTCCGGTTGGCCGATCTCTGTGGGCTGCTACTTTACGAGGTCTTACGGGCGCGTCGGCGTGTGACGGAAGAGAACCTACAGCGTGCTTTCGGCGATTCCTTCCCGCCAACAAAACTTCGCGCGATCGCCCGGCGTGCCTATCAGAATGCCGTGCTTACGTTCTTCGAGTGTCTCCAATCGCGCTACTATGGCCCCCTCTCTCTCTGTCTCTTCAAGAACGGGCAGGGTTTAGAGTACTTGGAAAAAGCCCGAGGATCCGCGGCTGTGTTTGTGACGGCGCACAGCGGCAATTGGGAATTGTTTGGCCAAGCCGTACAGGCGATGGGCTTCGAATGCGATGCGGTGATGAAACCTCTGCACAACCCACTCATCAACGCGTACGTTGTGGCACAACGTCAGGCAGGAGGTGTTCGGCTCATTCCTACGAGTGGCGCATTGAAAGGCATTGTTACGGCTCTGCGAGCTGGGCGGCACCCCGTCTTTCTTGCCGATCAGGACGCTCGACGTGACGGAATCTTCGTGAGGTTTCTGGGGCATCCTGCTTCGACGGCGCTGGGCCCAGCCTATTTCGCGTATAAGTTCCGTGTTCCGATTTACGCTGGTTTTTGTGTGAGGAATGAGGATCCCGAGCGCACGCTGAGTTTTGTGATTATGCCACCGATCGAGCCCGATTGCTCTGCGCCCGAAGAGGTCGAACTTCGTCGGCTAACGGAAGCGCACGTTCGTGCCCTCGAGCAGGTGGTGCGTGCGTATCCCGAAAGCTACTTCTGGCTGCACCGTCGGTGGAAAACGAAGCCAAAGGCAGAAGACCTCGCCGCAGACCAAGAGTAGCCCGGATCGGGCATTTATGCGTCAGCCGTGCACTTGAGAACGGATTCCTGAGGCGGGTTTAGTTGTTTTGAATTTGCATTGCACCCAGACTCTAACGCGAATACGGTGCGAGCGATGGTTCGAGTAGAACATCTGACAAAACGATTCGGCGACATTCACGCGATCGAGGATCTCACATTTGAGGTTCTGGAGGGCGAAATTCTTGGCTTTCTTGGCCCAAATGGAGCCGGCAAAACCACCA
Coding sequences within it:
- a CDS encoding Radical SAM domain protein, encoding MRVVFPPVELGVLAAMARQRGAEVLLRDYPTVHATKADYLRDLEAFQPDLILLNATVHTIQDDLEAFALARERFPNVVTIAKGEALAVSAEEIFPQYAQVLDFIIDGEPELTFCDILEDVPREKIPGVIWWEQEAGVVRNPSRPLLEDLDQLPLPARDLMDHSLYRSPENNRPITAIYAQRGCPAKCIFCPAGSMFEYRVRERSVSHVMSELKECVEQYGIRDFLFHGDTFTLHKRWVIDLCKAIVEEGLNIHWGCNSRVDTIDDERAEWLKRAGCWVVAFGFEHGSQMMLDKMKKGARAQRAFDAVATCRRHGLKVHGFFVIGLPWETRETLEECYQFAKALDPDFFDFNIAYPLPGTEFYEIAKNDGLFELPDPKEGGYAVAAVRTYSLSSQELTEWRRRALLRMYSRPRYVMRMLRHAAATGNTRHYARAAMQRVASLLNLTGA
- a CDS encoding Serine--glyoxylate aminotransferase, giving the protein MIRRNYIFAPGPVSVPPQVLAATAKPIIHHRSADFDPLFQKVSEGLKYVFQTTNPVVIFASSGTGAMEAAIVSSASPGDRVLSLEAGKFGERWGEIAQAFGLNVQRRACEWGKAVDPNVVAEELKQHPETKAVYLELCETSTATLENVKAVAEVTRNTETLLIVDAVSGLAADELRMDEWGVDLVGAGSQKAMMLPPGLGFVAVSAKAREAIKKSTTPKFYFSLEKALKELEKNTTPFTPAVSLLFGLEVALDMIREEGIENIWKRHARLAEASRRAVRAMNLELYSKNPANTCTAVLAPEGIEGGKIVKALKAKGITIAGGQGPLKGKIFRFATLGWYNDYDVLTIIAAIEEVLAELGHKFQPGAGVNAAMEYLRQNP
- a CDS encoding Argininosuccinate lyase; amino-acid sequence: MTPKPTQPKLSTPASKPQVWGSRMSEPPDPRNVLYCAGRDVAPRPMADSALVPFDLWQNRAHVLMLAKQGIVSRKIASRILAALDDLESLWERREFVLDPAREDVHINIEHFVATVIGPEASGSMHTARSRNDQTTTVVRLYVRDRLLSFAESLVRLIDVLLDASRKYAHLPIAGLTHYQPASVTTFGHWLASYAQALLRDLERAEQTLHRLNVSPLGAAASFGTTWKIDRAYTAQLLGFDSVQGNTLDCISTRWEFEAEAAVLVAFVLTHLSTIAQDLIVLSLPQVGIVRVADRFTTGSSIMPQKRNPDFAEVTRAKAALVQQLVPTLLGIARGLPSGYNRDTQWTKYAIMDVFDEATAAPEIFADVIATLQVNEARARESAETNFINAVDVADTLARESGAPFRVCYQIISQAVRECESRGRLLPDVVVQLAREAGVQVQSVNFLSAEQILNEKNHIGGPAPSALAREIRNVREQLQQRKKQLAAFRKRLTRAKMKIEQERKKLRQSPK
- a CDS encoding ATP-dependent RNA helicase, whose protein sequence is MSKEFMAKQPKRMERTNRAQPSVREVLEELLSIHHIARNITHLERIPPRAACYAPFPSGLHPDVLVALREYGIQQLYSHQAQAIEAVLRGEHVVVVTPTASGKTLCYNVPVLSAVLENPKACALYLFPTKALAQDQYQELYSLAGATGKGIKLYTFDGDTPASARRAIREAGNIVLTNPDMLHTGILPHHTAWCRIFENLRYIVVDEVHQYRGVFGSHVANVFRRLRRICDFYGVQPQFICCSATIANPKEVTERLIDHPVTLISENGAPAGEKFFVFYNPPIVNEELGIRRGVVNEARRLASRFLAEDIQTIVFARSRMQVELLVNYLRKTMRRLGKSIGRIAGYRGGYLPNERRSIERGIKEGAILGVVSTNALELGIDIGQLNAAILAGYPGSVASTWQQAGRAGRSTETSVAVLIANSSALDQYIISHPGYFFGRAPEQAIVNPENPAIAASHIKCAAFELPFLDGEPFGSLDPTPLLEHLEAERIVRHSGNKWFWSADTYPSENISLRSASSENFVVVNLADQNRVFAEVDFDSAPFLIHTEAIYMHLGETYYVEHLDWDRRTAFARPQRSDYYTEAISKTEIRVLQIDEKHDYAEIEIAAETGSQERGGLLSEYEKLPTDTEYPLTQSPTDGPPAASDLPEHGSEKASRLLGEQVASSPPLEETASTSASLSPTVIRKGRGDVAVITIVSAYKKLRFESHENIGYGTISLPPLEMQTEACWLTFDPRLKEELEQRQLDLSHGLQGIAHLLGQVVPLYVLCDARDIGAVAMVQSPHDGLPTIYLYDRYPGGIGLSQKVFEMDRTILRAAWEIVEKCPCAAGCPSCVGPEVAPLGKASALHLLRSMFCPPPDQTHSHCEHEHRT
- a CDS encoding Dethiobiotin synthetase, with the translated sequence MENTLLIVGTDTGCGKTTVAATLARALKKAGADVGVMKPFASGVDVAQMQPMDDAAILQLAAGLEEPYDWVTPERFQAPLAPANAAPLEGRTVDLEKVRAAIRNYVGKHAVTLIEGIGGVAVPLTQSVLFSDFFREFSFPALVVARSALGTINHTVLTVEHLRSRGIPVMGVIFNRIQQGPLDLAEEVGPPLAARLCGIENFGLFPFVNPGSHLTAQAWVDALPIKCDAIQKLVERIMRK
- a CDS encoding dTDP-glucose 4,6-dehydratase, translating into MAHILITGGAGFIGSHLAEELLEQGHWVCVIDDLSTGTIWNLDGIRSHERFSYHIASVMDYPLMAELVDRADEIYHLAAAVGVRLIVEKPVHTIETNIRGTEIVLELAARKKKKVLITSTSEIYGKSAKVPFSENDDLVLGSTTRPRWAYACSKAIDEFLALAYYREQGVPVVIVRLFNTVGPRQTGQYGMVIPRFVEQALRGQPLTVYGDGTQTRAFAYVGDVVKALVALMNEPRAIGEVFNVGNDREIAIRDLAKLVIERTQSSSPIQFIPFEQAYDSQFEDLTRRVPDLSKIRALIGYEPKVQIEEIIDRVATYMKDRLR
- a CDS encoding Lipid A biosynthesis lauroyl acyltransferase codes for the protein MSRSKAPKQERIQWRHRLEFWAWRGAEWLALRLSRRALVRLADLCGLLLYEVLRARRRVTEENLQRAFGDSFPPTKLRAIARRAYQNAVLTFFECLQSRYYGPLSLCLFKNGQGLEYLEKARGSAAVFVTAHSGNWELFGQAVQAMGFECDAVMKPLHNPLINAYVVAQRQAGGVRLIPTSGALKGIVTALRAGRHPVFLADQDARRDGIFVRFLGHPASTALGPAYFAYKFRVPIYAGFCVRNEDPERTLSFVIMPPIEPDCSAPEEVELRRLTEAHVRALEQVVRAYPESYFWLHRRWKTKPKAEDLAADQE